Proteins from a genomic interval of Hydrogenophaga sp. PAMC20947:
- the dbpA gene encoding ATP-dependent RNA helicase DbpA, which yields MTSALPTDFSALPLTPATLANLQQLGYLAMTPIQGACLPLALLGKDIIAQAKTGSGKTAAFALALLANLNPRRFAVQTMVLCPTRELADQVTTEIRRLARADDNIKVVTLCGGVPLRGQFATLEHGAHIVVGTPGRLMDHLERGSLKLDALNTLVLDEADRMLDMGFFEDIVKVAKQCPKERQTLLFSATYPEGIAKLSAQFMRDPQTVKVEAQHSEGQIEQRWYEVGNKDRLHAVGQLLAHFRPASTIAFCNTKAQCRDLVGVLQAQGFSALALFGELEQRERDQVLVRFSNRSCSVLVATDVAARGLDIANLEAVINVDVTPDSEVHVHRIGRTGRAGESGLALNLASMNEMGYVGKIEQLQGRESEWHPLSELTPTSKEPLVPAMVTLHIQGGRKEKIRPGDVLGALTADLGYTREQIGKINVNEWSTYVAVDRAIAQQAASRLDSGRIKGKSVKVRVLED from the coding sequence ATGACCTCTGCTCTCCCGACCGATTTCTCCGCCCTGCCCCTCACCCCGGCCACCCTGGCCAACCTGCAACAACTCGGCTACCTGGCCATGACCCCGATTCAAGGGGCCTGCCTGCCCTTGGCCCTGCTGGGCAAGGACATCATTGCCCAGGCCAAGACGGGCAGCGGCAAAACCGCCGCTTTCGCTTTGGCCTTGCTGGCCAACCTCAACCCGCGCCGCTTCGCGGTACAGACCATGGTGCTGTGCCCCACACGCGAGCTGGCCGATCAGGTCACCACCGAAATCCGCCGCCTGGCACGTGCCGACGACAACATCAAAGTGGTCACCCTCTGTGGTGGTGTGCCGCTGCGCGGCCAGTTCGCCACGCTGGAACACGGCGCCCACATCGTCGTCGGCACCCCCGGCCGGTTGATGGACCACCTGGAGCGCGGCAGCCTGAAACTGGATGCGCTCAACACCCTGGTGCTCGACGAAGCAGACCGCATGCTCGACATGGGCTTTTTTGAGGACATCGTCAAAGTCGCCAAACAATGTCCGAAAGAGCGCCAGACCCTGCTCTTTTCCGCGACCTACCCCGAAGGCATCGCCAAACTCAGCGCGCAATTCATGCGCGACCCTCAGACAGTCAAGGTAGAGGCCCAGCACAGCGAAGGCCAGATCGAACAGCGCTGGTACGAAGTGGGCAACAAAGACCGGCTGCACGCCGTGGGTCAGCTGCTGGCCCACTTCCGCCCGGCCAGCACCATTGCTTTCTGCAACACCAAGGCGCAATGCCGCGATCTGGTGGGTGTGTTGCAAGCGCAGGGTTTCAGCGCTTTGGCGTTGTTTGGTGAGCTCGAACAACGCGAGCGCGATCAGGTGCTGGTGCGGTTTTCCAACCGCAGCTGTTCGGTGCTGGTGGCCACCGATGTGGCTGCCCGGGGGCTGGACATCGCCAACCTCGAAGCCGTGATCAACGTGGACGTCACCCCCGATTCGGAAGTGCACGTTCACCGCATCGGTCGCACCGGCCGGGCCGGTGAAAGCGGCCTGGCGCTCAACCTGGCCAGCATGAACGAGATGGGCTACGTGGGCAAGATCGAACAGCTGCAAGGCCGCGAGTCCGAGTGGCATCCGCTGTCCGAACTCACCCCCACCAGCAAGGAGCCCCTGGTGCCCGCCATGGTCACGCTGCACATTCAAGGCGGCCGCAAAGAAAAGATCCGCCCCGGCGATGTGCTGGGCGCGCTCACCGCCGACCTGGGCTACACCCGCGAGCAGATCGGC